In the genome of Delphinus delphis chromosome 15, mDelDel1.2, whole genome shotgun sequence, one region contains:
- the NXT1 gene encoding NTF2-related export protein 1, protein MASVDFKTYVDQACRAAEEFVNVYYTTMDKRRRLLSRLYMGTATLVWNGNAVSGQESLSEFFEMLPSSEFQINVVDCQPVHDEATPSQTTVLVVICGTVKFEGNKQRDFNQNFILTAQASPSNTVWKIASDCFRFQDWAC, encoded by the coding sequence ATGGCGTCCGTGGACTTCAAGACCTATGTGGACCAAGCCTGCCGTGCCGCTGAGGAGTTCGTGAACGTGTACTACACCACCATGGACAAGAGGCGGCGGCTGCTGTCCCGCCTGTACATGGGCACGGCCACCTTGGTGTGGAACGGCAACGCCGTTTCGGGACAAGAGTCCTTGAGTGAGTTTTTTGAGATGCTGCCTTCCAGTGAGTTCCAAATCAACGTGGTAGACTGCCAGCCCGTTCATGATGAAGCCACCCCAAGCCAGACCACGGTCCTCGTGGTGATCTGTGGGACAGTGAAGTTTGAGGGCAACAAACAGCGGGACTTCAACCAGAACTTCATCCTGACAGCCCAGGCCTCGCCCAGCAACACGGTGTGGAAGATTGCCAGTGACTGCTTCCGGTTCCAGGACTGGGCCTGCTAG